A single genomic interval of Mycobacterium sp. DL592 harbors:
- a CDS encoding serine/threonine-protein kinase produces MVQPGQRFEGYLVGALLGRGGQAAVYRARSTDAARRVVALKVLDEQHRDHASTARLAREFRIAASLHHRHIVPVFAHGEFWMTMHYLDGGSAAALPTLATRLDALTQIATALDYAHHRGIVHTDVKPANILVHQDFSQHGAMLIDFGVAHVLAEDVWHRATQVLASLPYAAPELLQGRLPQAATDEYALACTASEMLTGLTPFAGENAMALVDAHLHVAPPEISRRVPWLSRTFDRVLARAIAKDPDRRYESCAEMMRHISDAMSRSGQ; encoded by the coding sequence GTGGTGCAACCCGGGCAGCGATTCGAGGGCTACCTCGTCGGGGCTCTGCTCGGGCGCGGCGGGCAGGCGGCCGTGTACCGGGCGCGCAGCACCGATGCGGCCCGCCGGGTCGTCGCCCTGAAGGTTCTCGACGAGCAGCACCGCGATCACGCCAGCACCGCCCGGCTGGCCCGCGAGTTCCGCATCGCGGCCAGCCTGCACCATCGGCACATCGTGCCGGTGTTCGCTCACGGCGAGTTCTGGATGACGATGCACTACCTCGACGGCGGCAGCGCGGCCGCTCTGCCGACGCTGGCTACCCGGCTCGACGCCCTCACCCAGATCGCAACGGCACTGGACTACGCCCACCATCGCGGCATCGTGCACACCGACGTCAAGCCCGCGAATATCCTTGTACACCAAGACTTTTCGCAGCACGGCGCGATGCTCATCGATTTCGGCGTCGCGCATGTGCTGGCCGAGGACGTCTGGCACCGGGCCACGCAGGTGCTCGCCTCGCTGCCGTATGCGGCCCCGGAACTGTTGCAGGGCAGGTTGCCGCAAGCCGCCACCGACGAATACGCGTTGGCGTGCACGGCTTCGGAGATGCTGACCGGACTCACCCCGTTCGCCGGTGAGAACGCGATGGCACTCGTCGACGCGCACCTACACGTGGCGCCGCCGGAGATCTCCCGTCGCGTCCCGTGGCTGTCCCGCACATTCGATCGCGTGCTGGCACGAGCGATCGCCAAGGATCCCGACCGGCGCTACGAATCGTGCGCCGAGATGATGCGTCACATCAGCGACGCGATGTCCCGAAGCGGTCAGTAG
- the rsmA gene encoding 16S rRNA (adenine(1518)-N(6)/adenine(1519)-N(6))-dimethyltransferase RsmA has translation MTIRLLGRTEIRNLAKELDFRPRKSLGQNFVHDANTVRRIVSASGINKHDHVLEVGPGLGSLTLALLDRGATVSAIEIDPVLAARLPKTVAEHSHSEIHRLTVLNQDILALQRAELDELPTAVVANLPYNIAVPALLHLLSEFPSIRTVMVMVQAEVAERLAAEPGGKDYGVPSVKVRFFGKVRRYGMVSPTVFWPIPRVYSGLVRIDRYETSPWPTDDGFRSRVFELIDIAFAQRRKTVRNAFLEWAGTGNESAERLLAASIDPARRGETLGIADFVRLYQRSADFAPAAEAVDESTSRPIRVY, from the coding sequence GTGACAATTCGTCTTCTCGGCCGTACCGAGATCAGGAACTTGGCCAAAGAACTTGACTTTCGGCCACGTAAATCGCTTGGTCAGAATTTCGTCCATGACGCCAACACTGTGCGTCGAATCGTGTCCGCCTCGGGGATCAACAAGCATGATCACGTGCTTGAGGTCGGCCCCGGTCTGGGCTCGTTGACGCTGGCCCTGCTCGATCGCGGCGCCACGGTCAGTGCCATCGAGATCGACCCGGTGCTCGCGGCGCGGCTGCCCAAGACGGTCGCCGAGCACTCGCACAGCGAAATCCACCGGCTGACCGTCCTCAACCAGGACATTCTCGCGCTCCAGCGCGCTGAACTGGACGAACTGCCCACCGCTGTGGTGGCCAACCTGCCGTACAACATCGCCGTGCCGGCGCTGCTGCACCTGCTCTCGGAGTTCCCGTCGATCCGCACCGTGATGGTGATGGTCCAGGCGGAGGTCGCCGAGCGTCTCGCCGCCGAGCCCGGTGGCAAGGACTACGGGGTACCCAGCGTCAAGGTTCGGTTCTTCGGCAAGGTGCGCCGCTACGGCATGGTCTCGCCGACGGTGTTCTGGCCGATCCCGCGGGTGTACTCGGGTCTGGTCCGCATCGACCGGTATGAGACCTCGCCCTGGCCGACCGACGACGGCTTCCGGTCGCGGGTCTTCGAGCTGATCGACATCGCGTTCGCCCAGCGCCGCAAGACCGTCCGCAACGCCTTCCTGGAGTGGGCGGGCACGGGCAACGAGTCCGCCGAACGGCTGCTGGCCGCAAGCATCGACCCCGCCCGCCGGGGTGAGACGCTCGGGATCGCCGACTTCGTGCGGCTCTATCAGCGCTCCGCGGACTTCGCCCCGGCCGCCGAGGCCGTCGACGAGAGCACGTCGCGGCCCATCCGGGTCTACTGA
- a CDS encoding 4-(cytidine 5'-diphospho)-2-C-methyl-D-erythritol kinase, with amino-acid sequence MSRSNGSIAPEWVPTGSVTVRVPGKVNLFLGVGDRRDDGYHELTTVFHAVSLVDEVTVRNADVLSLQTLGEGAEVVPADERNLAWQAAELMAEHVGRAPDVEIVIDKSIPVAGGMAGGSADAAAVLVAMNTLWELGVPRRDLHALAAELGSDVPFALHGGTALGTGRGEELATVLARSTFHWVLAFGAGGLSTAAVYNEIDRLREGGEPPRLDDPEPLLGALAGGDPRELAPLLGNDLQPAALSLNPELRRTLRAGTDAGALAGIVSGSGPTCAFLCASAAAALDVGTELAGAGVCRTVRVASGPVHGARVVAGLSP; translated from the coding sequence GTGTCTCGGTCCAACGGCTCGATCGCTCCGGAATGGGTGCCGACGGGCTCGGTGACCGTGCGGGTGCCCGGCAAGGTGAACCTTTTCCTCGGTGTCGGTGACCGCCGCGACGACGGCTACCACGAGCTGACCACCGTCTTCCACGCAGTATCCCTGGTCGACGAGGTGACGGTCCGCAACGCCGACGTGCTGTCGTTGCAGACGCTCGGGGAGGGCGCCGAGGTGGTGCCCGCCGACGAACGCAACCTGGCCTGGCAGGCCGCCGAGCTGATGGCCGAGCATGTCGGGCGCGCCCCGGACGTCGAGATCGTGATCGACAAGTCGATCCCGGTGGCCGGCGGGATGGCGGGCGGCAGCGCCGACGCCGCCGCGGTGCTGGTGGCCATGAACACGCTGTGGGAGCTGGGGGTGCCGCGGCGCGACCTGCATGCGCTGGCAGCCGAACTCGGCAGCGACGTCCCGTTCGCCCTGCACGGCGGCACCGCGTTAGGGACCGGCCGCGGCGAGGAACTGGCGACCGTGCTGGCCCGCAGCACCTTCCACTGGGTGCTGGCGTTCGGCGCGGGCGGCCTGTCGACGGCCGCGGTCTACAACGAGATCGACCGGTTGCGCGAGGGCGGCGAGCCACCGCGCCTCGATGACCCCGAACCGCTGCTCGGAGCGCTGGCCGGGGGAGACCCCCGGGAGCTGGCGCCGCTGCTGGGTAACGACCTGCAGCCTGCGGCGTTGAGCCTCAACCCGGAGCTGCGGCGGACGTTGCGGGCCGGCACTGACGCGGGGGCGCTGGCGGGCATCGTGTCCGGGTCGGGGCCGACGTGTGCGTTCCTGTGCGCCTCGGCGGCGGCGGCGCTCGACGTGGGCACGGAACTGGCCGGGGCCGGGGTATGCCGGACGGTCAGGGTGGCCAGCGGCCCGGTTCACGGGGCGCGCGTCGTCGCTGGGTTGTCGCCGTAG
- a CDS encoding resuscitation-promoting factor — MNALTKLHQSPSPVLRLVVAALLLTLAGAGIFAVTARKTVTLEVDGTQLKVTTMKSRVIDVVEESGYSVTDRDDLLPAAGQAVHDADTIVLRRSRPLQISLDGQDAKQVWTTASTVDEALDQLRMTDTAPAAASRGSRLPLEGMALPVVSAKTVQINDGGQISTVHLAAPNVGALLAAAGVPLEQADTVVPTASSPVIAGMQIQVTRTRIEKITQQVPLVPPANRIEDPTLNMSRQVVEDPGTPGVQDVTFAVAKVNGVETGRLPVANTVIVPARESVVRVGAKPGTEVPPVTNGAIWDAISRCEAGGNWAINTGNGYYGGVQFDQNTWERNGGLRYASRADLATREEQIAIAEVTRARQGWGAWPVCGRGAS; from the coding sequence TTGAATGCGTTGACCAAGCTTCACCAGTCGCCGTCGCCCGTACTTCGCCTCGTCGTCGCCGCTCTGCTGCTGACCCTCGCCGGCGCCGGCATCTTCGCGGTGACCGCCCGCAAGACGGTCACCCTCGAGGTCGACGGCACCCAGCTCAAGGTCACCACGATGAAGTCGCGCGTGATCGACGTCGTCGAGGAGAGCGGCTACTCCGTCACCGACCGTGACGACCTGCTCCCGGCGGCCGGCCAGGCCGTCCACGACGCCGACACGATCGTGCTGCGTCGCAGCCGTCCGCTGCAGATTTCGCTGGATGGCCAGGACGCCAAGCAGGTCTGGACCACCGCCTCGACCGTCGACGAGGCGCTCGATCAGCTGCGGATGACCGACACCGCGCCGGCCGCTGCCTCACGCGGCAGCCGTCTGCCGCTCGAAGGCATGGCACTGCCCGTCGTCAGCGCAAAAACGGTGCAGATCAACGACGGTGGCCAGATCAGCACGGTCCACCTGGCCGCCCCGAACGTCGGCGCGCTGCTGGCCGCGGCGGGGGTTCCGCTGGAGCAGGCCGACACCGTGGTGCCCACCGCGTCGTCTCCGGTGATCGCCGGAATGCAGATCCAGGTGACCCGGACCCGCATCGAGAAGATCACCCAGCAGGTGCCGCTGGTGCCGCCCGCCAACCGCATCGAAGACCCGACGCTGAATATGAGCCGTCAGGTTGTCGAAGACCCGGGAACGCCCGGGGTGCAAGACGTAACTTTTGCTGTCGCGAAGGTCAATGGTGTGGAAACCGGACGGCTCCCCGTTGCCAACACCGTTATCGTGCCGGCCCGTGAATCGGTTGTCCGGGTCGGAGCAAAACCTGGTACGGAAGTTCCCCCGGTAACTAATGGCGCTATTTGGGATGCGATTTCTCGGTGCGAAGCCGGCGGCAACTGGGCGATCAACACTGGCAACGGGTACTACGGCGGTGTGCAGTTTGATCAAAACACCTGGGAAAGAAACGGTGGTTTGAGGTATGCTAGCCGAGCTGATCTGGCTACCAGAGAAGAACAAATAGCAATTGCTGAAGTTACTCGGGCACGACAAGGATGGGGAGCGTGGCCGGTGTGTGGTAGGGGTGCATCGTGA